One stretch of Anolis carolinensis isolate JA03-04 chromosome 3, rAnoCar3.1.pri, whole genome shotgun sequence DNA includes these proteins:
- the LOC134297584 gene encoding octapeptide-repeat protein T2-like encodes QPDAQAPLPGREGRQTRGEAQLSLPPQDPRSGLKHPLPTATPTSAREASKPLSLRGGNLGRERKGWDERKETKSGRASERGKERAGAKRKRETEKGRGREREREREGATSRQKAEEPCREPRGRRCGRLRAAPRLGRPGRDFSTLDSLPGGGRRGTGGGARARRKQGQSGARAMPKGASLLSLRLLLLPPPLRPSAAASVEP; translated from the coding sequence CAACCGGACGCCCAGGCCCCTCTCCCGGGAAGAGAAGGGCGGCAGACCCGCGGCGAGGCTCAACTTTCCCTCCCGCCCCAGGATCCACGCTCGGGACTGAAGCACCCGCTCCCCACCGCCACTCCGACCTCTGCGAGGGAAGCATCCAAACCCCTGAGCCTCCGAGGCGGGAATttaggaagagagaggaagggcTGGGACGAGAGGAAGGAGACGAAGAgcgggcgagcgagcgagcgaggaaAAGAGCGAGCAGGAGCCAAGCGGAAGAGAGAGAcggagaaagggagggggagagagagagagagagagagggagggggcgaCATCGAGGCAGAAGGCGGAGGAGCCATGCAGGGAGCCCCGAGGCCGGCGCTGTGGCAGGCTTCGGGCCGCGCCAAGGCTTGGGCGGCCGGGGCGTGATTTCAGCACCCTGGACAGCCTCCCGGGCGGAGGAAGACGCGGCACCGGCGGCGGGGCAAGAGCGAGGCGCAAGCAAGGTCAGTCCGGAGCCCGAGCCATGCCCAAGGGGGCCTCGCTGCTCTCCCTCCGCCTCCTCCTGCTCCCTCCTCCGCTGCGCCCCTCTGCAGCGGCTTCTGTCGAGCCCTAG
- the slitrk1 gene encoding SLIT and NTRK-like protein 1 produces MLLWILLLETSLCLAAGNVTGDVCKEKLCSCTEVEGDLHVDCEKKGFTSLQRFSAPTSQFYHLFLHGNSLTRLFPNEFANFYNAVSLHMENNGLHEIVPGAFLGLQLVKRLHINNNKIKSFRKQTFLGLDDLEYLQADFNLLRDIDPGAFRDLNKLEVLILNDNLISVLPANVFQYVPITHLDLRGNRLKTLPYEDVLEQIPGIAEILLEDNPWDCTCDLLSLKEWLENIPKNALIGRVVCEAPTRLQGKDLNETTERELCRKNRVDSSLAAPPAEEETCDPGPIPTPFKVQGKEDPATPGSVPHGGTKIPVNWQIKTRPTVASSVLSAKGKSSTSTPCPATCTCHQIPGGFKVNCNEGNISSLVDLKPKPANVHELFLRGNKIHTIRKSHFVDYRKLNLLDLGNNNIATMENNTFKNLLELVWLYMDNNYLDILSREKFNGLQNLEYLNMEFNVIQLIMPGTFNAMPKLRVLILNNNLLRSLPVDVFAGVSLSKLSIHNNYFLFLPVAGVLDQLTSITQIDLHDNPWDCKCPIVPFKQWVEMLRPKVMMSDLRCETPEEFFKEDFESLSNEAICPQLKVLPTLTSAHKNSTGLAETGTHSNSYLETSRVSISVLVPGLLLVFVTSAFTVVGMLVFILRNRKRSKRRDANSSASEINSLQTVCDSSYWHNGPYNTDGAHRVYDCGSHSLSD; encoded by the coding sequence ATGCTGCTTTGGATCCTCTTGCTGGAGACGTCGCTTTGTTTGGCCGCCGGGAATGTGACCGGGGACGTTTGCAAAGAGAAGCTCTGCTCCTGCACCGAGGTCGAGGGCGACCTGCACGTCGACTGCGAGAAGAAAGGCTTCACCAGTCTCCAGCGCTTCTCGGCCCCCACGTCCCAGTTCTACCATTTGTTCCTCCACGGCAATTCCCTCACTCGCCTCTTCCCCAATGAGTTCGCCAACTTCTACAATGCCGTCAGCCTGCACATGGAGAACAACGGCTTGCACGAGATCGTGCCGGGGGCTTTCCTGGGGCTGCAGCTGGTGAAGCGGCtccacatcaacaacaacaagatcAAGTCCTTCCGCAAGCAGACCTTCCTGGGGCTGGACGACTTGGAGTACCTCCAGGCCGACTTCAATCTCTTGAGGGACATCGACCCGGGGGCCTTTCGGGACCTCAACAAGCTGGAGGTGCTGATCCTCAACGACAACCTCATCAGCGTCCTGCCGGCCAACGTGTTCCAGTATGTGCCCATCACCCACCTGGACCTGCGGGGCAACCGCCTGAAAACCTTGCCTTATGAGGATGTCTTGGAGCAGATCCCGGGCATTGCTGAGATCCTGCTGGAGGACAACCCTTGGGACTGTACCTGCGACCTGCTCTCCCTGAAGGAATGGCTGGAAAACATCCCAAAAAACGCGCTGATCGGCCGGGTGGTTTGTGAAGCCCCCACCCGCCTGCAGGGCAAGGATTTAAACGAGACCACCGAGCGAGAGCTCTGCAGGAAGAACCGGGTGGACTCCAGCTTGGCAGCTCCCCCAGCAGAGGAAGAGACCTGCGACCCAGGCCCCATCCCCACTCCCTTTAAGGTCCAGGGCAAGGAGGACCCGGCCACTCCTGGCTCTGTGCCTCATGGGGGCACAAAGATCCCTGTCAACTGGCAGATCAAGACCAGACCCACCGTGGCCAGCTCGGTGCTCAGCGCCAAAGGCAAGTCCTCCACCAGCACCCCTTGCCCTGCTACTTGCACCTGTCATCAGATCCCTGGTGGATTCAAGGTGAACTGCAATGAAGGCAACATCAGCAGCTTGGTGGACCTCAAACCCAAGCCTGCCAATGTGCACGAGCTGTTCTTAAGGGGCAACAAGATCCACACCATTCGGAAGTCACATTTTGTGGATTATCGGAAACTGAACCTGTTGGACTTAGGCAACAACAACATTGCCACCATGGAGAACAACACTTTCAAGAACCTTTTGGAGCTGGTGTGGCTATACATGGACAATAACTATTTGGACATTCTGTCCCGGGAGAAGTTCAATGGCCTGCAAAACCTTGAATACTTAAACATGGAATTTAACGTCATCCAACTAATCATGCCAGGGACATTTAACGCCATGCCCAAACTAAGAGTCCTCATCTTGAATAACAACCTACTGAGATCCCTCCCCGTTGACGTCTTTGCTGGGGTATCTCTGTCCAAACTCAGCATCCACAACAACTATTTCCTGTTCTTGCCAGTGGCAGGTGTACTGGACCAGCTCACCTCTATCACCCAAATAGATCTGCATGACAACCCATGGGACTGTAAGTGCCCCATTGTTCCTTTTAAACAATGGGTGGAGATGTTGAGGCCCAAAGTAATGATGAGTGACCTGAGATGTGAGACACCAGAAGAATTCTTCAAAGAAGATTTTGAATCCCTCTCCAATGAGGCTATTTGCCCTCAGCTGAAAGTCTTGCCCACCTTGACTTCTGCTCACAAGAACAGCACTGGCTTGGCTGAGACTGGGACTCACTCCAACTCTTACCTGGAGACCAGCAGAGTCTCCATTTCAGTGCTGGTGCCTGGCCTTTTGTTAGTCTTTGTCACCTCTGCCTTCACAGTGGTTGGCATGCTGGTCTTCATCTTGAGGAACCGGAAACGCTCCAAGAGGAGGGATGCCAACTCCTCTGCCTCTGAGATCAACTCCTTACAGACAGTCTGTGACTCCTCCTACTGGCACAATGGACCTTACAATACAGATGGAGCTCATAGGGTATATGACTGTGGCTCTCACTCCTTATCAGACTGA